The Cylindrospermopsis curvispora GIHE-G1 genome contains a region encoding:
- a CDS encoding RrF2 family transcriptional regulator: MNNSILNTDGNSQSYGLLELSAKVEYALLALLELAINHGKKVTLTINDIAAKQPIPERYLEQILTQLRRAGVVQSQRGSKGGFLLVREPWEISLLEIVSLIEGERNEKRNANVLTIEKTLVWEIWERANTASVEVLGRYTLQDLCQEREIRSQENPMYYI; this comes from the coding sequence ATGAACAATAGTATTTTAAACACCGACGGAAATAGTCAAAGTTACGGACTTTTAGAACTGTCTGCCAAAGTGGAGTACGCACTGTTAGCACTGTTAGAGCTAGCTATTAATCACGGGAAGAAAGTTACTCTAACGATCAACGACATTGCTGCCAAACAACCGATACCAGAGCGTTACTTAGAGCAGATTCTCACCCAATTACGACGTGCGGGAGTAGTGCAAAGCCAGCGGGGGTCAAAAGGGGGTTTTTTGTTGGTGCGTGAACCTTGGGAGATAAGCTTGCTAGAGATAGTTTCTTTAATAGAAGGGGAAAGGAATGAAAAGAGAAATGCCAACGTTTTGACCATAGAGAAAACCCTAGTGTGGGAAATTTGGGAGCGGGCCAACACAGCTTCAGTAGAAGTGCTAGGTCGCTACACCTTGCAGGACTTGTGTCAAGAAAGGGAAATAAGATCACAAGAAAATCCTATGTACTATATTTAG
- a CDS encoding MFS transporter: protein MTLWLKTKIYQHLPAFKSRNFRLFFTGQTMSLSGTFMTQVTISWVIYDLTKSSWLLGLTGFLQFLPTVLLTPFSGVLCDRWNQKKLLILVQILGLMVSTTLTTLTFLGLIKVWLLITVAILGGMLKGLDMPVRYAIVINTVDERNHLGNAIALYSAMLSSSLLIGPAVGGILLASVGAKYCFLYDSISYIIALITLGAMKLRPKIVVKGGKTANTWKKLQEGWEYVFKNLAIRSILILLTFHGLVGISYMAILPVFAGYILQGDGGTMGMLSAASSIGSLMACVYLSLRREVLGLEKLMASCPIAIGFGLIAFGLSKTTWLSLLVLTVIGGSGMLQVSCGNTIIQTLVEDDKRGRVMSLYSLAIIGTLPLGNLIVGSLAQNIGAPNTVIGCGIFCLLESIWFNQQLPLLRGKIRETLILSTSTLETGA from the coding sequence ATGACCCTTTGGCTAAAAACAAAGATATACCAGCATTTACCAGCATTTAAATCCCGAAACTTTCGACTTTTCTTTACAGGACAAACCATGTCCTTGTCAGGAACATTCATGACCCAGGTGACAATTTCTTGGGTAATCTATGACTTGACCAAATCCTCTTGGTTACTTGGGTTAACAGGATTTTTACAATTTTTGCCCACCGTACTCCTCACCCCATTTTCAGGAGTATTATGCGATCGCTGGAATCAGAAAAAGCTGCTCATACTGGTACAGATTTTAGGCCTAATGGTTTCCACCACCTTGACCACACTGACATTTTTAGGATTGATAAAAGTTTGGTTGCTAATAACAGTAGCCATTTTAGGAGGAATGTTAAAAGGTTTAGACATGCCTGTTCGTTATGCAATAGTGATTAATACCGTGGACGAACGTAACCACTTAGGAAATGCGATCGCCCTTTATTCTGCCATGTTGAGCAGTTCCCTATTAATTGGACCAGCTGTGGGTGGGATATTGCTGGCCAGCGTAGGGGCCAAATATTGTTTTTTATACGACAGTATAAGTTATATCATTGCCCTGATAACATTAGGTGCGATGAAACTGCGACCAAAGATAGTAGTAAAGGGGGGAAAGACCGCAAACACCTGGAAAAAATTACAAGAAGGATGGGAATACGTTTTTAAAAATCTAGCAATTCGGTCAATTCTAATATTATTAACCTTTCATGGTTTAGTAGGTATTTCCTACATGGCAATCCTCCCCGTATTTGCGGGATATATTCTTCAGGGTGATGGGGGTACAATGGGAATGTTGAGTGCAGCGAGTTCCATAGGTTCCCTCATGGCTTGTGTCTATTTAAGTTTGCGCCGTGAGGTATTAGGATTAGAGAAATTAATGGCCAGTTGTCCAATCGCTATTGGGTTTGGACTAATAGCCTTTGGTTTATCCAAAACGACCTGGCTATCATTATTAGTTTTAACAGTTATTGGTGGTAGTGGTATGTTGCAGGTTTCCTGTGGCAATACAATTATTCAAACACTAGTAGAAGATGATAAACGGGGTAGGGTAATGAGTTTATACTCCTTAGCCATAATTGGCACTTTACCCCTAGGTAACTTGATTGTTGGCAGTTTAGCACAAAACATAGGTGCCCCAAACACAGTTATTGGATGTGGCATTTTTTGTTTGTTAGAATCAATCTGGTTCAATCAACAATTACCTCTGCTTAGAGGTAAAATAAGAGAAACTTTAATTTTGTCTACTTCCACCTTAGAAACTGGAGCTTAG
- a CDS encoding AAA family ATPase produces MKVAISNLGNIQKAEIELSPFTVFIGRSGTGKSWTAYTIASIVSNYGFKSYLQIYEDKIKREQYNLEYDVLEESIQEFLESGSCQINLVNFAQKFAEKYVNDLAKMSPNWLSKFLGTSRLNFNNLEVKFSINELKQDLVTRIRQISFQQEMNYGNQGLQVFKQQDEEEIYFYQVYEGNRDSLKDSLKLPPLLIRDLFLKTILGIIHECFYADVHIFPTERTAYIGFPFSVNLSKLMELEMEKTISPEEQKPIMENLMKFKRSKRSRSGIIDSLTSVIASAVIKTDQERDEEAEKDPQIKKYIDLANFLQENILSGHVKFNSSPLVNEIIFEPIPDVKLEMHITSSMIKELTPLYLCLRYLAKPNELLVIDEPEMNLHPAAQVEITEFLAMLVNAGIKVLITTHSPYIVNHISNLIKAANYENKDTIKEKFYLERTDAFIAQKNVSIYLFEDGTAKNILHENGQIDWDTFADVSDDVGHILF; encoded by the coding sequence ATGAAAGTGGCAATTTCTAACTTAGGCAATATTCAAAAAGCAGAAATCGAATTAAGTCCGTTCACAGTATTTATTGGTAGAAGTGGTACTGGTAAAAGTTGGACTGCTTATACAATAGCTTCTATAGTGAGTAACTATGGTTTTAAGTCTTATCTACAAATATATGAGGACAAAATTAAACGGGAACAGTATAATTTAGAATATGATGTTTTGGAAGAAAGTATTCAGGAGTTTTTAGAATCGGGCAGTTGTCAGATAAATCTGGTCAACTTTGCACAGAAGTTTGCAGAAAAGTATGTTAATGATCTTGCTAAAATGTCCCCTAATTGGTTATCAAAATTTCTGGGAACATCCAGGCTAAATTTTAATAATCTGGAAGTTAAATTTTCTATTAATGAATTAAAACAAGACTTAGTAACCAGAATCAGGCAAATTTCATTTCAGCAAGAGATGAACTATGGGAACCAAGGGTTGCAAGTTTTTAAGCAACAGGATGAAGAAGAGATATATTTTTATCAGGTTTACGAGGGTAATAGAGATAGTTTAAAAGATAGCTTAAAACTTCCTCCATTACTAATCAGAGACTTATTTTTAAAAACTATACTGGGAATAATCCATGAATGTTTCTATGCTGATGTTCATATCTTTCCCACTGAAAGAACAGCATATATAGGATTTCCTTTTTCTGTGAATTTAAGCAAGCTGATGGAGCTAGAAATGGAGAAGACAATTTCACCAGAGGAACAAAAACCTATCATGGAAAACCTCATGAAATTCAAAAGATCAAAAAGATCGAGAAGTGGTATTATTGACAGTCTAACATCTGTCATAGCAAGTGCTGTAATAAAAACAGATCAAGAGAGAGATGAAGAAGCAGAAAAAGACCCACAGATAAAAAAATATATCGACTTGGCGAATTTTTTACAAGAAAATATTCTGTCTGGCCATGTTAAGTTTAATTCATCACCATTGGTAAATGAAATTATTTTTGAGCCAATCCCAGACGTGAAATTAGAAATGCACATTACCTCATCTATGATTAAAGAATTGACACCTCTGTACTTGTGCTTACGTTACTTGGCAAAACCTAATGAATTATTAGTGATTGATGAACCGGAAATGAATTTACATCCTGCAGCACAGGTGGAAATTACCGAGTTTTTGGCTATGCTGGTGAATGCAGGAATTAAAGTCCTAATTACCACTCACAGTCCCTATATAGTCAATCATATCTCTAATTTAATTAAAGCTGCCAACTATGAGAACAAAGATACCATAAAAGAAAAATTTTATTTGGAAAGAACCGATGCTTTTATTGCACAGAAAAATGTTTCAATATATTTATTTGAAGATGGAACAGCCAAAAACATATTGCATGAAAATGGGCAAATAGACTGGGATACTTTTGCCGATGTTTCTGACGATGTCGGTCATATTTTGTTCTAG
- a CDS encoding Crp/Fnr family transcriptional regulator gives MPSSTDLSQLSANDHQRYFTRRSLLPLDNSHLWQINSGFVMTNTYLEDGTMIALGLWGAGDIVGQSLTRIKPYQAQCLTNVEASLVFAQDWNQSKTDWLKHIEQAEELMVIRGNKKVETMLIQLLVWLSRKFGSQVEQGRLIDMRLTHEDLAGLISSSRVTVTRLLGQLEQEKVIERKSLNRIIVHQEDIWYYEI, from the coding sequence ATGCCATCATCTACAGATTTAAGTCAATTATCTGCTAACGATCATCAAAGGTACTTTACTCGGCGATCGCTTTTACCATTAGATAATAGTCATCTTTGGCAAATAAATAGCGGTTTTGTTATGACTAATACATATTTGGAAGATGGAACAATGATAGCACTGGGGTTATGGGGTGCGGGGGATATAGTCGGTCAGTCCCTGACAAGAATAAAACCTTATCAAGCACAATGTTTAACTAACGTAGAAGCAAGCTTGGTATTTGCCCAGGACTGGAATCAATCAAAAACTGATTGGCTTAAGCACATTGAGCAAGCAGAGGAATTAATGGTAATTCGCGGTAATAAAAAGGTCGAAACAATGTTAATTCAATTACTAGTGTGGTTGTCGAGAAAATTCGGTTCTCAGGTAGAACAAGGACGTTTAATTGATATGCGGTTAACTCATGAAGATTTGGCTGGGTTGATCAGTTCTAGTCGGGTTACTGTCACCCGCTTACTAGGACAATTAGAACAGGAAAAAGTCATTGAGAGAAAATCTCTTAATCGAATTATTGTCCATCAAGAAGATATTTGGTACTATGAGATTTAG
- a CDS encoding DUF1156 domain-containing protein encodes MVNDRQRPDLLIEKRLPVQTLNEQVYYEHGANPFKGLHRWYSRKPLSFSRASVLASLLPADVSMEEFEDLLGLKRGEEVKLYKTPPSRELIKKVQGYCVEVWGNPTPTVLDAFAGGGSIPFEAVRYGLNVLASDLNSVAVVTMKAAMEYPIKFGADLQDDIDRWVKWVGEEAEKRLAEFFPSLPEETVQNYLWAHTVVCPHCQSVIPLSPNWWLYKRPEKQNLHKWTAVKPIGNGENKRVDFELIRGKKGKGTTIATDHGEYDPDTTTTIGRGVGKCVNCGNIIEDDFIKRQAQGEGLGYQLYAVAYKKGKGSLEFRIPNDLDIMGVKKAENYIEHEIEDWKIKGFFPDVEVTDGQETHRLFAMGINDWSKFFNPRQLVTLVTYLEIINEAKNLIQSEYEWEKSQAISTYLALVLDRCVDRNCRLSIWHTARSSIERASTQHALNLTWNYPEASGAGELWFSCADAFASDYKSLCSLLGENVGKTEKYDIPIDKKSIQIESASADNLTHIADKSVHAIITDPPYYSTIQYAELADFFYVWLKRSLGDIFPELFYLELTDKEREAVANPSRFRNMGISPEILANQDYEAKMSMAFAEYHRVLRDDGVMTVQFNHKDSGAWDILAKSLMDAGFEITASWAVSTENPQNLHQAQKNAVSSTVLLVCRKRYPHAEQGWWDDVRLELRNTILSKAPEIERSLTADSRPAPDRVEDPRQRIKPPGIDLCLTAYGSALSVFTRYSSILDSTGIKVEPKAAFEEVRQAIVSYRLERLLAGKDFHGVDTLTQWYILAWDTFEAREFPFDEARQLALAVGGFDVSDLVKKYKLLDSASGFCKLLTPEQRLKKRAFSVVDREFSGVNLVDGIHAIICIYQIEQKIEFVRRFLKNTELVSKDAFMKTFELVLKVIPQIKDERKRIIEEKVLLDLWLAMDEIKAKVSYEQMELPFNLSGTNDEPTQISLF; translated from the coding sequence ATGGTGAATGACAGACAAAGGCCAGATTTATTGATAGAGAAAAGATTGCCAGTGCAAACCTTAAATGAGCAGGTTTATTATGAACATGGAGCAAATCCATTTAAGGGACTGCATCGCTGGTATTCACGCAAACCTTTATCTTTTAGTCGGGCTAGTGTGTTGGCATCTTTGCTACCTGCGGATGTAAGTATGGAGGAATTTGAGGATTTATTGGGTTTAAAACGGGGAGAAGAGGTGAAGCTCTACAAAACACCTCCCTCCCGGGAATTAATTAAGAAGGTGCAAGGTTATTGCGTGGAAGTGTGGGGAAATCCTACTCCGACGGTTTTAGATGCTTTTGCAGGAGGAGGTAGTATACCTTTTGAAGCGGTTAGATATGGATTGAATGTTTTGGCTTCTGATTTAAATTCGGTTGCGGTGGTGACGATGAAAGCAGCTATGGAATATCCGATAAAGTTTGGAGCAGATTTACAAGATGATATTGATAGGTGGGTAAAATGGGTGGGAGAGGAAGCAGAAAAAAGATTGGCTGAGTTTTTTCCGTCCTTACCAGAGGAAACAGTACAAAATTATTTATGGGCCCACACGGTTGTTTGTCCCCATTGTCAGTCTGTTATTCCTTTAAGTCCTAATTGGTGGTTGTATAAACGTCCAGAAAAGCAGAATTTACATAAATGGACTGCAGTAAAACCGATTGGTAATGGTGAGAATAAGCGGGTTGATTTTGAATTAATAAGGGGAAAAAAGGGGAAGGGGACGACGATTGCAACAGATCATGGGGAATATGATCCGGATACTACAACTACTATTGGAAGGGGGGTGGGTAAGTGTGTTAATTGTGGGAATATAATTGAGGATGATTTTATTAAAAGGCAAGCTCAAGGTGAAGGTTTAGGCTATCAATTATATGCGGTAGCTTATAAAAAGGGAAAGGGAAGTCTGGAGTTTAGAATACCAAATGATTTAGATATTATGGGGGTGAAAAAAGCTGAAAATTACATAGAACATGAAATTGAAGACTGGAAGATTAAAGGATTTTTTCCGGATGTAGAAGTGACAGATGGTCAAGAAACTCATAGGTTATTTGCCATGGGTATTAATGATTGGAGTAAGTTTTTTAATCCCAGGCAACTGGTGACGCTAGTAACATATTTAGAAATTATAAATGAAGCGAAAAATCTGATTCAATCTGAATATGAATGGGAGAAATCACAAGCTATATCAACTTATTTGGCTTTGGTTTTGGATAGATGTGTTGATAGGAATTGTAGATTATCTATCTGGCATACGGCTAGATCATCAATAGAAAGAGCATCTACACAACACGCTCTAAATTTAACATGGAACTATCCAGAAGCTAGTGGTGCTGGTGAGTTGTGGTTTTCATGTGCTGATGCTTTTGCCTCAGACTATAAAAGTCTTTGTTCATTATTAGGAGAAAATGTGGGAAAGACAGAAAAGTATGATATTCCCATAGATAAGAAATCAATTCAAATAGAGTCAGCATCAGCGGATAACTTAACACATATTGCTGATAAATCAGTACATGCAATAATTACCGACCCTCCTTATTATTCAACCATTCAATATGCGGAACTAGCAGACTTTTTCTATGTATGGCTAAAACGCAGTCTAGGAGATATATTCCCCGAACTTTTCTACTTGGAACTAACAGATAAAGAAAGAGAAGCTGTCGCTAATCCTTCCCGGTTTAGGAATATGGGAATATCCCCAGAAATCTTAGCGAATCAAGACTATGAGGCAAAAATGTCCATGGCTTTTGCTGAATACCACCGGGTTTTGCGTGATGATGGAGTGATGACTGTTCAATTCAATCATAAAGATTCTGGTGCTTGGGATATTTTAGCCAAGTCTCTGATGGATGCTGGTTTTGAAATTACAGCTTCCTGGGCGGTTAGTACAGAAAATCCTCAAAATCTCCACCAGGCTCAAAAAAATGCGGTTTCTAGCACCGTTCTATTAGTGTGTCGTAAACGTTATCCCCATGCTGAACAAGGTTGGTGGGATGATGTGCGTCTGGAATTACGTAATACTATCTTGAGTAAAGCTCCAGAAATTGAACGCTCCCTAACTGCAGATTCTAGACCTGCACCGGATAGGGTGGAAGACCCCCGTCAAAGAATTAAGCCTCCGGGTATTGATTTATGTTTGACAGCTTATGGTAGTGCTTTAAGTGTGTTTACCCGTTATAGTTCTATATTGGATAGTACAGGAATTAAAGTAGAGCCTAAAGCAGCTTTTGAAGAAGTGCGTCAAGCTATAGTATCATACCGATTAGAAAGGTTGTTGGCGGGGAAGGATTTTCATGGGGTGGATACTTTGACTCAATGGTATATTCTGGCTTGGGATACTTTTGAAGCGCGAGAATTTCCTTTTGATGAAGCTAGACAATTGGCTTTGGCTGTGGGGGGTTTTGATGTTTCTGATTTGGTGAAAAAATATAAGTTGTTGGATTCTGCTAGTGGTTTTTGTAAGCTGTTAACTCCAGAACAAAGGTTGAAGAAACGGGCTTTTTCTGTAGTAGATAGGGAGTTTTCTGGTGTGAATTTGGTAGATGGAATTCATGCTATAATTTGCATTTATCAAATAGAACAAAAAATAGAGTTTGTCAGAAGGTTCTTAAAAAATACAGAATTGGTAAGTAAGGATGCTTTTATGAAAACTTTTGAGTTGGTTTTGAAGGTGATTCCTCAGATAAAGGATGAAAGAAAACGAATTATAGAGGAGAAGGTGTTATTGGATTTATGGTTGGCTATGGATGAGATAAAGGCTAAGGTGTCTTATGAACAAATGGAGTTGCCATTTAATCTATCTGGAACAAATGATGAGCCAACTCAAATATCCCTGTTTTAG